One genomic window of Arachis stenosperma cultivar V10309 chromosome 10, arast.V10309.gnm1.PFL2, whole genome shotgun sequence includes the following:
- the LOC130956990 gene encoding receptor kinase-like protein Xa21, whose translation MAICEWGDNLDHAEQKRISSATDSHNDKTEGSGRVGGCLDVDWASDDDRRSTLGYCIFLGTNLVAWSSRKQHVVSRSGAEFEYRSVCCPIICNPIMHNRTKNFKLNIHLVRDLVNQHQLHIVHIPVFDPLRNLTSIKDLRLSSNQNLIWLPQWFAHFEHLQVIILRDCGFVSDLPSILQNITSIRSHDFSENSLTSIVPLRKLENLVELNLEANKLDGPIPYSLRNLTFLTHLKLSKNYFNSLPSWLGELKSLMSLDLSVNNFTVTTIEEGFLSSILSNLCHLKYMDLSNSNVQRLAFNDKVTLFGCNGYALEYLYLNANKFDGLLPSKIPKMIGDMRSLESIDLSHNDLCGGIPRSMIDLYSLSQLNLSYNNLLRPIPVENQFQTLNDSLNYTGNQYLSGAPLPKYCPGHGLHHVSTFEGYEDEDRENDQLDKALFYSIVSLGFATGF comes from the exons ATGTTGATTGGGCCTCTGATGATGATAGGAGATCCACTTTAGGCTACTGTATCTTCTTAGGCACTAATTTGGTTGCTTGGTCAAGTAGAAAACAACATGTAGTCAGTCGTTCCGGTGCAGAATTTGAATACAGAAGTGTG TGCTGTCCAATTATCTGCAATCCCATTATGCACAACAGAACCAAGAATTTCAAGCTTAATATTCATCTTGTGAGAGACTTGGTTAACCAACATCAGCTCCACATTGTTCACATACCTG TCTTTGATCCTTTGAGAAATCTGACCTCCATTAAAGACCTCCGTCTTTCTTCTAATCAGAATTTAATTTGGCTGCCACAATGGTTTGCTCATTTTGAGCACCTTCAAGTAATAATCCTTAGGGATTGTGGTTTTGTTAGTGATCTTCCTTCTATTCTTCAAAACATCACTTCCATTAGGTCTCATGATTTCAGTGAAAATAGCCTAACTTCAATAGTACCGTTGAGGAAGCTTGAAAACCTTGTTGAGTTAAATCTTGAGGCTAATAAGCTTGATGGTCCAATTCCTTATAGTTTACGCAATTTGACATTTCTCACACATCTTAAACTTTCCAAAAACTACTTTAATTCACTTCCATCGTGGTTAGGCGAGTTAAAGAGTCTTATGAGTCTTGATCTTTCTGTGAATAATTTCACAGTCACTACCATAGAAGAGGGTTTTCTATCATCAATTTTGAGTAATCTATGTCATCTAAAATACATGGATTTGTCTAACAGCAATGTTCAAAGATTGGCTTTCAACGACAAAGTAACTCTATTTGGCTGTAATGGCTATGCTTTAGAGTACCTATATTTGAATGCGAATAAATTCGATGGTCTTTTACCCA GCAAGATTCCTAAAATGATTGGAGACATGAGGTCATTGGAGTCTATTGACTTGTCTCATAATGATCTTTGTGGTGGTATTCCAAGAAGTATGATTGACTTATATTCTCTAAGTCAGTTGAATTTATCATACAACAACCTCTTAAGACCAATTCCAGTTGAAAACCAATTTCAAACCTTGAATGATTCACTCAATTACACTGGTAACCAATATCTCAGTGGAGCTCCACTCCCAAAATATTGTCCCGGTCATGGTCTTCATCATGTTTCTACTTTTGAAGGCTATGAAGATGAAGACAGGGAAAATGACCAGCTTGACAAAGCGTTGTTTTACTCAATTGTATCCCTTGGTTTCGCAACTGGTTTCTGA